A single genomic interval of Dromiciops gliroides isolate mDroGli1 chromosome 1, mDroGli1.pri, whole genome shotgun sequence harbors:
- the GPRC5B gene encoding G-protein coupled receptor family C group 5 member B isoform X2 has translation MRTQLVLSFLLFFVIGYGSSENASTSRGCGLDLLPQYVSLCDLDAIWGIVVEAVAGAGALITLLLILILLVRLPFIKDKEKKGPLGLNFLFLLGTLGLFGLTFAFIIREDETICSARRFLWGVLFALCFSCLLSQAWRVRRLVRHGKSPSGWHLAGMAICLMLVQVIIATEWLVLNVVRDKKLACSYEPMDFALALIYDMVLLVVTLGLSLFTLCGKFKKWKKNGVCLILTAFLSILIWVAWMTMYLFGNAELRRGDVWSDPTLAIALVSSGWVFVIFHAIPEVHCSILPSQQESTPNYFDTSQPRMRETAFEEDVQLPRSYMENKAFSMDEHNAALRTAGFRNGSLANRPSAPFRSNVYQPTEMAVVLNGGTIPTAPPSYTGRHLW, from the exons atgagaaccCAGCTGGTCCTctcatttctcctcttctttgtGATCGGCTATGGCTCCTCAGAGAACGCCAGCACCTCTAGGGGCTGTGGGCTTGACCTCCTCCCTCAGTACGTGTCCCTGTGCGACCTGGATGCCATCTGGGGAATCGTGGTGGAGGCAGTGGCCGGGGCTGGGGCCCTGATCACACTGCTGTTGATACTGATCCTCCTGGTGAGACTGCCGTTCATCAAGGACAAAGAGAAGAAGGGGCCCCTGGGCCTGAACTTCCTGTTCCTTTTGGGGACCCTCGGGTTGTTTGGACTGACTTTTGCCTTCATTATCCGAGAAGATGAGACCATATGCTCAGCGCGTAGGTTCCTGTGGGGGGTGCTCTTTGCCCTGTGCTTCTCGTGCCTGCTCAGCCAGGCGTGGCGAGTCCGGAGGCTGGTTCGCCATGGGAAGAGCCCCTCGGGCTGGCATCTCGCTGGTATGGCCATATGCCTGATGCTGGTCCAGGTCATTATTGCCACAGAGTGGCTGGTCTTGAACGTGGTCCGGGATAAAAAGCTAGCCTGCAGTTATGAGCCTATGGATTTTGCACTGGCCTTAATTTATGACATGGTCCTACTGGTGGTGACCCTGGGTTTGTCCCTCTTCACTCTCTGTGGGAAATTTAAGAAGTGGAAGAAGAATGGGGTATGCCTCATCCTTACCGCCTTCCTCTCCATTCTGATCTGGGTGGCCTGGATGACCATGTACCTTTTTGGCAATGCAGAGCTAAGGAGAGGTGACGTGTGGAGCGATCCCACCCTGGCCATTGCCCTGGTGTCCAGTGGCTGGGTGTTTGTCATCTTCCATGCTATTCCTGAAGTGCACTGCTCAATCCTCCCATCACAGCAAGAGAGTACACCCAACTACTTTGACACGTCACAGCCCAGGATGCGGGAGACGGCGTTTGAAGAGGATGTCCAACTTCCCCGGAGCTACATGGAAAACAAAGCCTTTTCAATGGATGAACACAATGCAG cTCTACGAACTGCAGGATTTCGAAATGGTAGTTTGGCAAACCGACCCAGTGCTCCATTTAGAAGCAATGTTTATCAGCCCACTGAGATGGCAGTTGTGCTAAATGGTGGGACT ATCCCAACCGCTCCGCCAAGTTACACTGGAAGACACCTCTGGTGA
- the GPRC5B gene encoding G-protein coupled receptor family C group 5 member B isoform X1 gives MRTQLVLSFLLFFVIGYGSSENASTSRGCGLDLLPQYVSLCDLDAIWGIVVEAVAGAGALITLLLILILLVRLPFIKDKEKKGPLGLNFLFLLGTLGLFGLTFAFIIREDETICSARRFLWGVLFALCFSCLLSQAWRVRRLVRHGKSPSGWHLAGMAICLMLVQVIIATEWLVLNVVRDKKLACSYEPMDFALALIYDMVLLVVTLGLSLFTLCGKFKKWKKNGVCLILTAFLSILIWVAWMTMYLFGNAELRRGDVWSDPTLAIALVSSGWVFVIFHAIPEVHCSILPSQQESTPNYFDTSQPRMRETAFEEDVQLPRSYMENKAFSMDEHNAALRTAGFRNGSLANRPSAPFRSNVYQPTEMAVVLNGGTNTFKELSRQSMCTINDCI, from the exons atgagaaccCAGCTGGTCCTctcatttctcctcttctttgtGATCGGCTATGGCTCCTCAGAGAACGCCAGCACCTCTAGGGGCTGTGGGCTTGACCTCCTCCCTCAGTACGTGTCCCTGTGCGACCTGGATGCCATCTGGGGAATCGTGGTGGAGGCAGTGGCCGGGGCTGGGGCCCTGATCACACTGCTGTTGATACTGATCCTCCTGGTGAGACTGCCGTTCATCAAGGACAAAGAGAAGAAGGGGCCCCTGGGCCTGAACTTCCTGTTCCTTTTGGGGACCCTCGGGTTGTTTGGACTGACTTTTGCCTTCATTATCCGAGAAGATGAGACCATATGCTCAGCGCGTAGGTTCCTGTGGGGGGTGCTCTTTGCCCTGTGCTTCTCGTGCCTGCTCAGCCAGGCGTGGCGAGTCCGGAGGCTGGTTCGCCATGGGAAGAGCCCCTCGGGCTGGCATCTCGCTGGTATGGCCATATGCCTGATGCTGGTCCAGGTCATTATTGCCACAGAGTGGCTGGTCTTGAACGTGGTCCGGGATAAAAAGCTAGCCTGCAGTTATGAGCCTATGGATTTTGCACTGGCCTTAATTTATGACATGGTCCTACTGGTGGTGACCCTGGGTTTGTCCCTCTTCACTCTCTGTGGGAAATTTAAGAAGTGGAAGAAGAATGGGGTATGCCTCATCCTTACCGCCTTCCTCTCCATTCTGATCTGGGTGGCCTGGATGACCATGTACCTTTTTGGCAATGCAGAGCTAAGGAGAGGTGACGTGTGGAGCGATCCCACCCTGGCCATTGCCCTGGTGTCCAGTGGCTGGGTGTTTGTCATCTTCCATGCTATTCCTGAAGTGCACTGCTCAATCCTCCCATCACAGCAAGAGAGTACACCCAACTACTTTGACACGTCACAGCCCAGGATGCGGGAGACGGCGTTTGAAGAGGATGTCCAACTTCCCCGGAGCTACATGGAAAACAAAGCCTTTTCAATGGATGAACACAATGCAG cTCTACGAACTGCAGGATTTCGAAATGGTAGTTTGGCAAACCGACCCAGTGCTCCATTTAGAAGCAATGTTTATCAGCCCACTGAGATGGCAGTTGTGCTAAATGGTGGGACT AACACCTTTAAAGAACTTTCAAGACAATCAATGTGTACCATAAATGACtgtatataa